A genomic window from Rhodococcus sp. KBS0724 includes:
- a CDS encoding IclR family transcriptional regulator produces MRSTRNVDDLVSVVDRISVILESFKGAGPLTLSQITHKTGIPRSTAHRLLEQLVEAQWVAREEHRYEFGTRSYEVGQWALNQNRLRHGALPVLNRLARSSGLTVHLAVLNKGDALYLDRIPGRKPLSLPTKVGARIPAHLTGVGKAILANLEPERMRNTTAGPLRQSTAYSITSHERLYEELERVRNHGVAMDREETVAGIGCVATSIGPRDHQYGNRAAISVCGPIEDMKMNQLVGTVRIAARNIWDACVANDLKSGDHREAS; encoded by the coding sequence GTGAGAAGCACACGCAACGTAGACGATCTGGTGTCCGTCGTCGATCGAATTTCGGTCATCCTCGAATCCTTCAAAGGGGCCGGCCCTCTGACGCTTTCACAGATAACCCACAAGACCGGGATTCCTCGTTCGACCGCTCACCGACTTCTCGAGCAACTTGTCGAGGCGCAATGGGTTGCGCGAGAAGAGCACCGGTACGAATTCGGCACCAGATCTTACGAAGTCGGACAATGGGCGCTCAACCAGAACCGGCTCCGTCATGGCGCCCTCCCCGTATTGAACCGACTGGCACGCTCTTCCGGGCTCACGGTGCATCTTGCAGTCCTGAACAAGGGTGACGCTCTTTATCTTGATCGCATCCCGGGTAGAAAACCTCTGTCGCTTCCGACCAAAGTTGGGGCCCGAATCCCCGCGCACCTGACCGGCGTCGGCAAAGCCATTTTGGCCAATCTCGAACCCGAACGAATGCGCAACACAACAGCGGGTCCGCTTCGTCAGTCGACGGCTTACAGCATCACCTCGCACGAGCGACTCTATGAGGAACTCGAACGCGTCCGCAATCATGGCGTGGCGATGGATCGTGAAGAAACTGTGGCGGGGATCGGCTGTGTTGCAACATCAATCGGCCCCCGGGACCACCAGTACGGCAATCGGGCGGCAATCTCGGTCTGTGGGCCCATCGAAGACATGAAGATGAATCAGCTTGTCGGCACGGTTCGCATCGCAGCTCGAAATATCTGGGATGCATGCGTTGCCAACGATCTCAAATCAGGGGACCACCGCGAAGCTTCGTGA
- a CDS encoding alpha/beta hydrolase, which yields MRTRDSTVWHWNVSPRARFIFAVTRTFVKPAFTYWPTSDRGIRQLEKLDALADRLPKPKNLDIEPLTMGGVPCEKVTHPCRATGALAGATILYFHGGGFIFCGLATHRALCGLLSAKAGVPVISVRYRQLPEGSIGTSVVDAMAAYTALLETAEDPNKIVVAGDSAGGYLAMKVAEIAALRGITRPAAVIGYSPLLNVDLEDHDPDFMKRDAYLPMSQVEKLKDRWLNGPDNIVGEQSPIKADPKLLAPSFLVCAEYELMRPDVEIMTENFIKAQQTVETHIWSGQIHAFPVIGKALREGRTIVDLSIAFLERTLASKRQISA from the coding sequence ATGCGGACGCGAGATTCGACGGTATGGCATTGGAACGTGAGCCCGCGCGCACGGTTCATCTTTGCTGTCACCAGGACATTTGTGAAGCCCGCATTCACCTACTGGCCGACCAGTGACCGCGGGATCCGGCAACTCGAAAAGCTCGACGCGCTTGCCGATCGCCTCCCCAAGCCCAAGAATCTCGACATCGAACCGCTGACGATGGGCGGGGTTCCCTGTGAGAAGGTGACGCACCCGTGCCGCGCTACCGGCGCGCTCGCGGGAGCCACCATTCTCTACTTCCACGGCGGTGGATTCATCTTCTGCGGACTTGCCACTCACCGAGCACTGTGTGGCCTGCTGTCCGCCAAGGCCGGTGTCCCGGTGATCTCCGTTCGGTACCGGCAATTGCCCGAAGGATCGATCGGCACGTCCGTGGTCGATGCGATGGCCGCGTACACGGCACTTCTCGAGACCGCGGAAGACCCGAACAAGATTGTGGTTGCCGGTGATTCGGCAGGCGGCTATCTGGCAATGAAGGTCGCCGAGATAGCCGCGCTGCGAGGAATCACGCGCCCGGCCGCCGTTATCGGGTACTCGCCGCTCCTCAACGTCGACCTCGAGGATCACGATCCCGATTTCATGAAACGTGATGCGTACCTGCCGATGTCACAGGTCGAGAAACTCAAGGACCGTTGGTTGAACGGACCGGACAACATTGTCGGCGAGCAGTCTCCGATCAAGGCCGACCCCAAGTTGCTTGCGCCCTCATTCCTGGTGTGCGCCGAATACGAACTGATGCGCCCGGATGTCGAGATCATGACCGAAAACTTCATCAAGGCACAGCAAACCGTCGAAACCCACATCTGGAGTGGGCAAATCCATGCTTTCCCGGTGATCGGGAAGGCTCTTCGTGAAGGGCGCACGATTGTCGATCTGAGTATCGCGTTCCTGGAACGGACCCTGGCGTCGAAGCGTCAGATCAGCGCGTGA
- a CDS encoding SDR family oxidoreductase — protein MIDPQYYGPWAVVAGGSEGVGASFADELSKIGINLVLIARKPGPLEETAAKARANGVEVRTLALDLLVPDALDRIRDVTDDLEVGLLIFNAGANSYGHEFVTGDLDGFRGVIELNVNKQLELSHHFGGLMKDRGHGGILLLGSLSGYIGSEQLGIYAASKAFGRIFAESLWLELAPHGVHVLELILGLTRTPAMVRAGLNFDLPGMKAAEPEDVAREGLEHLADGPIWITAGNQESAERQSGFPRNTLVKGAADAMRALLNRS, from the coding sequence GTGATCGATCCTCAGTATTACGGACCGTGGGCAGTCGTAGCCGGCGGCTCTGAAGGCGTCGGCGCGAGCTTTGCCGACGAGCTCAGCAAGATCGGTATCAACCTCGTACTCATTGCCCGCAAGCCGGGTCCTCTCGAGGAAACTGCAGCAAAGGCGCGCGCTAACGGAGTTGAAGTACGCACTCTCGCACTCGATCTGCTTGTACCGGACGCCCTCGACCGGATTCGCGACGTCACTGACGACCTCGAGGTGGGCCTGCTCATTTTCAATGCCGGCGCAAACAGTTACGGCCATGAGTTCGTCACCGGCGACCTCGACGGGTTCCGGGGCGTCATCGAACTGAACGTCAACAAGCAACTCGAACTCTCGCATCATTTCGGCGGATTGATGAAAGATCGCGGACACGGTGGAATTCTGCTGCTCGGTTCGCTGTCAGGCTACATCGGCTCCGAGCAGTTGGGCATCTACGCCGCATCCAAGGCCTTCGGACGAATCTTCGCCGAAAGCCTGTGGCTGGAATTGGCTCCCCATGGCGTGCATGTTCTCGAGTTGATCCTCGGACTCACCAGGACCCCGGCGATGGTTCGCGCTGGACTGAATTTCGATCTGCCCGGAATGAAGGCCGCTGAGCCAGAAGATGTTGCACGCGAGGGGCTAGAGCACCTCGCGGACGGTCCGATCTGGATTACAGCAGGCAATCAGGAGTCGGCCGAGCGACAGAGTGGGTTCCCCCGCAACACTCTGGTCAAGGGCGCTGCCGATGCGATGCGCGCTCTGCTGAATCGCTCCTGA
- a CDS encoding flavin reductase family protein, with translation MITGDLRGSRNEGRLNAAQFRNTLGNFCSGVTVITGLSPDGDPIGFACQSFTSLSIDPPQILVCPGKNSTSWPRIAATGRFTANVLAHDQQAACVAFGSSAGTKFGSTPWEIRHGAVLITSALAWIDCDIETIHDGGDHHIVVGAVRNLRVERENDAPLVFFRGNYGL, from the coding sequence ATGATTACCGGCGACCTTCGAGGATCCCGCAACGAAGGGCGGCTGAATGCCGCGCAGTTCAGAAATACGCTCGGAAACTTCTGTAGCGGGGTTACCGTCATCACCGGTCTGTCGCCGGACGGAGACCCGATCGGCTTCGCCTGCCAATCTTTCACTTCGTTGTCGATCGACCCGCCACAGATACTCGTCTGTCCGGGAAAGAACTCGACAAGTTGGCCACGCATCGCTGCCACCGGACGATTCACTGCAAACGTCCTCGCACACGACCAGCAAGCAGCGTGCGTAGCATTCGGATCATCCGCCGGAACCAAATTCGGGTCCACTCCGTGGGAAATTCGACACGGGGCCGTCTTGATCACGAGCGCGCTCGCCTGGATCGACTGCGACATCGAGACAATCCACGACGGCGGCGACCATCACATCGTTGTCGGAGCAGTTCGCAACCTACGCGTCGAGCGAGAAAACGATGCACCCTTGGTTTTCTTCCGAGGCAACTACGGTCTCTGA
- a CDS encoding IclR family transcriptional regulator, with protein MTIQSTIDRSTPSAFLDRVSLLLDTFDGSANLTLAQIVRRTGLPRSSAHRMLEHLVQLRWLQRDGHDYTLGLRLMELGSLAVRQDRLHSAIIPHLHELHRATGLAVQLAALDGDELVYHEYVGGRLAGAVPNRVGSRDKADQVALGRILLAYNGASGESFDRLRETGIACERHTPIEGFGSIAAPIGPIGSATSALSLSGPSHQLPLNPPDPRLTEILVSTATAVWRRVNNHVVPTLQRSKTLRSTPHGLTLR; from the coding sequence ATGACGATCCAGTCGACGATCGACCGCTCAACCCCGAGCGCCTTTCTCGATCGCGTTTCTCTTCTGCTCGACACCTTCGACGGGAGCGCGAACCTTACGCTGGCTCAGATTGTTCGCCGCACAGGATTGCCACGTTCATCGGCACATCGCATGCTCGAGCATCTCGTCCAACTGCGATGGCTGCAGCGTGACGGTCACGACTACACGCTGGGCTTGCGTCTGATGGAACTCGGATCATTGGCGGTGCGACAGGACCGACTGCACTCGGCCATCATTCCGCACCTACACGAACTGCATCGTGCCACCGGACTCGCGGTCCAACTTGCAGCCCTCGACGGCGACGAACTCGTATATCACGAGTACGTCGGCGGCCGCCTTGCCGGCGCTGTCCCGAACCGCGTCGGATCACGCGACAAAGCAGACCAGGTTGCACTCGGCAGGATCTTGCTGGCGTACAACGGAGCATCAGGAGAGTCGTTCGACCGACTTCGTGAAACCGGTATCGCATGTGAGCGGCATACACCGATCGAAGGATTCGGCTCTATCGCCGCTCCAATCGGGCCGATTGGGTCGGCAACATCTGCCCTGTCGCTGTCCGGACCGAGTCACCAACTCCCCTTGAATCCACCAGATCCACGGCTGACGGAAATCCTGGTCAGTACAGCTACCGCAGTCTGGCGGCGCGTCAACAACCATGTTGTTCCAACATTGCAGCGTAGCAAGACCTTACGGTCGACGCCGCACGGACTGACGTTGCGTTGA
- a CDS encoding PadR family transcriptional regulator has product MPDPNDSSLPALPATSWAVLGMLTFGEELSGTDLKKWADWSVGFYYWSPSLSQVYAELKKLETLGFVQSREISEWGERTRRIFGITQSGVDAVRIWSRESPVEFPVLKHGVMLRLWMGHLNDPDHLKAIVRTHIVNLEEKMAKAVEHADHSEGEPGWAFSKMSLRWAARHFQAEIDLARDLLEEIDEAAALFAQSRVDALGLPTPVDPGIWKSVDDGMRKPRSD; this is encoded by the coding sequence GTGCCCGATCCGAATGACTCATCCCTACCGGCCTTGCCTGCGACGAGTTGGGCAGTGTTGGGAATGCTCACATTCGGTGAAGAATTGAGCGGCACCGATCTGAAGAAGTGGGCAGATTGGAGCGTGGGTTTCTACTACTGGAGCCCGTCGCTCAGTCAGGTCTACGCGGAGTTGAAGAAACTGGAGACTCTGGGCTTTGTGCAGTCGCGAGAGATTTCGGAGTGGGGCGAACGTACCCGTCGCATCTTCGGAATAACGCAATCGGGAGTAGATGCGGTCCGGATATGGTCCCGGGAGTCCCCGGTTGAGTTTCCGGTACTGAAGCACGGCGTCATGTTGCGTTTGTGGATGGGCCATCTGAACGATCCGGATCACTTGAAGGCGATTGTGCGCACTCACATCGTGAACCTCGAGGAAAAGATGGCTAAGGCAGTCGAGCATGCCGATCATTCGGAAGGTGAGCCGGGATGGGCTTTTTCGAAGATGAGTCTCCGCTGGGCGGCACGCCACTTTCAGGCCGAGATCGATCTGGCTCGTGATTTGCTCGAGGAAATCGACGAGGCTGCCGCTTTGTTCGCGCAGAGTCGTGTCGACGCACTCGGCCTACCGACTCCGGTCGATCCGGGAATTTGGAAGTCTGTTGACGACGGAATGCGGAAGCCACGGTCGGACTGA
- a CDS encoding gluconokinase: MTEKAAQKNPVLVVMGVSGSGKSTVGGMIAGAMGWDLQEGDDLHPQANIEKMATGHPLNDDDRWPWLDKIAQWITQHTDAGQPGIVTCSALKRSYRDILRGENVVFVHLAGSRAQIGQRLTARLDHYMPPSLLDSQISTLEPIDPDEQAIIIDVGGSPVEIVEDILRQLEELGY; the protein is encoded by the coding sequence ATGACTGAAAAAGCAGCACAGAAGAACCCCGTGCTTGTCGTGATGGGTGTCTCGGGCTCCGGGAAATCGACTGTCGGCGGAATGATCGCCGGCGCGATGGGCTGGGATCTCCAGGAAGGCGACGATCTGCATCCGCAGGCCAACATCGAGAAGATGGCTACCGGGCATCCGTTGAACGACGACGACCGCTGGCCGTGGTTGGACAAGATCGCACAGTGGATCACGCAGCACACCGATGCCGGGCAACCAGGCATTGTCACGTGCTCGGCTCTCAAGCGCAGCTATCGCGACATTCTGCGAGGCGAGAACGTGGTGTTCGTTCATCTCGCCGGTTCGCGCGCTCAGATCGGCCAGCGGCTGACTGCGCGCCTCGATCACTACATGCCGCCATCACTGCTGGACTCGCAGATCTCCACGCTCGAGCCGATCGACCCGGACGAACAAGCGATCATCATCGACGTCGGTGGCAGTCCGGTCGAGATAGTGGAAGACATTCTGCGGCAGCTCGAAGAGCTCGGCTACTGA
- a CDS encoding nuclear transport factor 2 family protein has protein sequence MGTEITLTVDEQLLAIESIKNTFAARLRCMDNKQWELYPTLHTEDVISETWGGAPIDRQPQTDGVANRVVGNERLARTISSLLDGATKITSVHHGHTPEIELTSNTTARGVWAMEDKLWWTNGDREEHLHGYGHYHEEYRQESGRWLISYRSLTRLRVDATPDFHSSARY, from the coding sequence ATGGGAACCGAAATCACCTTGACTGTGGACGAGCAACTCCTGGCCATCGAGAGCATCAAGAATACTTTTGCCGCACGACTACGGTGCATGGACAACAAACAATGGGAGTTGTATCCGACGTTGCATACCGAAGACGTTATTTCGGAGACGTGGGGAGGCGCGCCCATCGACAGACAGCCGCAGACTGACGGCGTTGCGAATCGCGTTGTGGGGAACGAACGATTAGCGCGCACAATCAGTTCACTGCTCGACGGCGCCACCAAGATCACATCGGTCCATCACGGGCATACGCCAGAGATCGAACTGACGTCGAACACTACTGCTCGCGGTGTCTGGGCGATGGAGGACAAATTGTGGTGGACGAACGGAGATCGTGAAGAGCATCTACACGGGTACGGTCATTACCATGAGGAATACCGCCAGGAGAGCGGCCGTTGGCTTATCAGCTACCGGTCGTTGACTCGATTGAGAGTGGACGCCACCCCGGACTTTCACTCGTCTGCTCGGTACTGA
- a CDS encoding flavin-containing monooxygenase, producing the protein MYAVHTLRQRGLRVQGYEAASGVGGTWYHNRYPGARCDIESLDYSYSFSEELQQDWEWSERYATQPEILSYLEHVAKRFDLNRSFQFDTRIASATFDESTSRWHVVTEANDQVSAKFCIFATGCLSAANLPDIAGRDDYTGESYHTGQWPHDGVDFRGKRVGVIGTGSSGIQSIPLIAESAEHVYVFQRSANYSIPAGNHPLAPEARHESKANYAERRRLSWMSGGGSPFTPYPKRAMEVDDAERTRVYEEWWKRGGVLFGKAFPDQTSSIEANDTARRFAEAKIRELVHDPEIAEALTPKDHPIGTKRIVTDDGYYETFNRDNVSLVDLRNAPIDRITADGIKTSAEDFELDMIVYATGFDAMTGSLNRIDIRGRGGRRLRNEWSAGPRTYLGLGVHGFPNMFIVTGPGSPSVLSNMVLAAEQHVNWIASCLDHMGEHGAETIEASAEAVETWVEECNDRASATLFPSANSWYMGANIPGKPRVFMPYIGGFGVYGQILREVAEAGYKGFELDGAVSP; encoded by the coding sequence ATGTACGCAGTGCATACCTTGCGACAACGGGGATTGAGGGTTCAGGGATACGAAGCAGCTTCTGGCGTTGGTGGAACCTGGTATCACAACCGCTATCCTGGCGCGCGATGCGACATCGAGAGCTTGGACTACTCCTACTCGTTTTCCGAAGAGCTTCAGCAGGATTGGGAGTGGAGTGAGCGTTACGCCACCCAGCCGGAGATATTGAGCTATCTCGAACATGTGGCGAAACGGTTCGACCTGAATCGGAGCTTCCAGTTCGATACCCGAATCGCCTCGGCCACGTTCGACGAATCCACGTCGAGATGGCACGTTGTCACCGAAGCGAACGATCAAGTGTCAGCCAAATTTTGCATTTTCGCGACGGGATGCCTGTCGGCCGCGAATCTGCCCGATATAGCCGGGCGAGACGATTACACAGGCGAGTCGTACCACACTGGGCAGTGGCCGCACGACGGAGTTGACTTCCGAGGCAAACGCGTTGGCGTGATCGGAACCGGCTCGTCGGGTATTCAATCGATACCGCTGATCGCGGAGTCTGCGGAACATGTGTACGTCTTCCAACGTAGCGCCAACTACTCGATCCCCGCCGGCAACCATCCGTTGGCTCCGGAGGCAAGGCATGAAAGCAAGGCGAATTACGCAGAGCGGCGCAGGCTTTCATGGATGAGCGGTGGCGGGTCGCCATTCACTCCGTATCCCAAGCGCGCGATGGAGGTCGACGATGCCGAGCGAACCCGTGTGTACGAGGAATGGTGGAAGCGTGGGGGAGTACTTTTCGGTAAAGCCTTTCCTGATCAGACCTCGAGCATCGAAGCCAACGACACGGCGCGTAGGTTCGCGGAGGCGAAGATACGCGAACTGGTGCACGATCCCGAGATTGCCGAGGCGCTGACACCGAAGGATCATCCGATCGGTACCAAGCGCATCGTGACCGATGACGGGTATTACGAGACGTTCAACCGCGACAACGTCTCGCTTGTGGACTTGCGCAACGCGCCGATCGATCGCATTACCGCCGACGGTATCAAGACGAGCGCCGAGGACTTCGAACTCGATATGATCGTTTACGCAACCGGTTTCGATGCGATGACCGGATCGTTGAATCGCATCGACATTCGCGGGCGCGGGGGCCGTCGGCTCCGCAACGAATGGTCCGCCGGACCGCGTACATATCTCGGACTGGGTGTGCACGGCTTTCCGAACATGTTCATCGTGACCGGGCCTGGCAGTCCAAGTGTGCTGTCGAATATGGTCCTTGCTGCTGAACAGCACGTCAATTGGATCGCCAGCTGCCTGGATCACATGGGTGAGCACGGCGCCGAAACGATCGAAGCGAGCGCCGAGGCGGTGGAGACGTGGGTCGAGGAATGCAACGACCGCGCGTCGGCGACGCTTTTTCCTTCGGCGAATTCGTGGTACATGGGAGCCAATATTCCCGGCAAGCCCCGAGTGTTCATGCCCTACATCGGTGGCTTCGGCGTCTACGGGCAAATCTTGCGCGAGGTCGCGGAGGCCGGATACAAAGGATTTGAACTGGACGGTGCGGTGTCCCCGTAG
- a CDS encoding FAD-dependent oxidoreductase yields MQNWTTECDVIVVGSGGGALTGAYTAAAQGLKTVILEKTARFGGTSAYSGAAIWLAGTSVQERAGIGDSLEKARTYLRALLGDDELERQEAFVDTAPAVVELLERDPNMEFEWRPFPDYYKLPGRMDSGRAINPIDLPYNDIGELRHLIRPEPGIDRAGGAQPEETLIGGRALIGRLLLALEGTGHAVLHNNTSARSLIVDGERIVGVQATDSNGDPIRIKAKYGVLLAAGGIEGSSEMRTANKTPGRAQWSMGPQGANTGDLVNAAVDIGAATDLLDEAWWCPGVEMPDGRGAFMVGLRGGIVVDAQGERYLNESLPYDQFGRAMIARDKATPAIPSYLVFDSREGEGVLPAISVPEATAADHLSAGTWVKADTIDALATAIGVPAANLSATVARFNDFAKRGTDEDFTRGEDLYDLFFCPPSDSDDAPNPALHTISQGPFYAARIVLSDLGTKGGLRTDADARVLRADGSSIEGLYAAGNTAASLSGRHYPGPGVPLGTAMVFSYRAIEHMMK; encoded by the coding sequence ATGCAGAACTGGACAACCGAATGCGACGTGATCGTCGTAGGTTCCGGCGGCGGAGCGCTCACCGGAGCGTATACCGCCGCAGCACAGGGCTTGAAGACCGTGATCCTGGAGAAGACAGCACGATTCGGCGGTACGTCCGCCTACTCCGGAGCAGCAATCTGGCTTGCTGGAACATCCGTTCAGGAACGTGCCGGAATTGGTGATTCGCTCGAGAAAGCTCGCACCTACCTCCGCGCCCTTCTCGGTGACGACGAGCTCGAACGACAAGAAGCATTTGTCGATACGGCACCGGCCGTCGTCGAATTGCTGGAAAGAGACCCGAACATGGAGTTCGAGTGGCGCCCGTTTCCCGACTACTACAAGCTCCCAGGTCGTATGGATTCCGGCCGCGCGATCAATCCGATCGATCTGCCGTACAACGACATCGGGGAACTGCGCCACTTGATTCGACCGGAACCCGGAATCGATCGCGCCGGAGGAGCACAGCCGGAGGAGACTCTGATCGGCGGACGCGCGCTGATCGGCCGACTGTTACTAGCACTCGAAGGTACCGGACATGCAGTGCTGCACAACAATACTTCTGCACGGTCACTGATTGTCGACGGCGAACGCATTGTCGGAGTCCAGGCAACAGACTCCAATGGAGACCCCATTCGGATCAAAGCCAAATACGGAGTTCTCCTTGCTGCCGGTGGTATCGAAGGCAGTAGCGAGATGCGTACTGCCAACAAAACTCCCGGAAGAGCTCAGTGGAGTATGGGTCCACAAGGAGCAAACACCGGTGATCTTGTGAACGCTGCCGTCGATATCGGTGCGGCAACGGACCTGCTTGACGAAGCCTGGTGGTGTCCGGGGGTGGAAATGCCCGACGGCCGTGGAGCTTTCATGGTTGGGCTTCGAGGAGGGATCGTCGTCGACGCGCAGGGCGAACGTTACCTGAACGAGTCCCTGCCCTACGACCAATTCGGACGCGCGATGATCGCCCGGGACAAGGCCACTCCGGCGATTCCGTCTTACTTGGTGTTCGATTCACGCGAGGGCGAAGGAGTTCTCCCTGCGATTTCCGTGCCTGAAGCGACTGCGGCCGACCATCTATCTGCCGGCACTTGGGTAAAGGCCGATACCATTGATGCGCTCGCTACTGCGATCGGTGTACCGGCCGCGAATCTCTCTGCAACAGTCGCCCGTTTCAACGACTTTGCGAAACGTGGAACCGACGAGGACTTTACACGCGGCGAGGACCTGTATGACCTGTTCTTCTGTCCTCCTTCGGATTCGGACGACGCTCCTAACCCGGCGCTGCACACGATTTCACAGGGACCTTTCTACGCTGCACGAATCGTTCTCAGCGATCTCGGCACAAAAGGCGGCCTTCGAACGGACGCCGACGCACGAGTTCTTCGAGCGGACGGCTCCAGCATCGAAGGGCTTTACGCCGCAGGAAATACAGCAGCATCTCTGAGCGGTCGACACTACCCCGGCCCCGGAGTGCCGCTCGGAACCGCAATGGTGTTCTCCTATCGGGCAATCGAACACATGATGAAGTAA
- a CDS encoding alpha/beta fold hydrolase translates to MTTELSYEDTLKELQTDLGVLRYHEAGDGPPLVLLHGSGPGVTGWRNYRGVLADFAKHFHCYVLEFPGFGVSDPGDGHPMMMAQASVSAFLDGLGLGPVHLIGNSMGGIVATKVAIDEPHRVSKLVTIGGMGKNTFSPGPGEGIKLLMEFTDNPTREGLIRWLQSMVYDPAVVTEQLIEERWALATEPTTLEIARRMYSSKAMAAMGAAAATSTAVPYWAQLNKIKAPTLLTWGRDDRVSPVDMAILPMRDIPNGEVHIFPKCGHWTMIEARDAWVSAVLAFLTRPETDN, encoded by the coding sequence ATGACGACTGAACTGAGCTACGAGGACACTCTGAAAGAGCTGCAGACCGATCTCGGTGTGCTCCGCTATCACGAGGCCGGCGACGGTCCGCCGCTGGTGCTGCTGCACGGATCGGGCCCCGGAGTCACCGGTTGGCGTAACTACCGCGGCGTTCTCGCGGACTTCGCCAAGCACTTCCACTGCTACGTGCTCGAGTTCCCCGGCTTCGGAGTCAGCGACCCAGGCGACGGCCATCCGATGATGATGGCTCAGGCTTCGGTCAGCGCCTTCCTCGACGGACTGGGCCTCGGTCCCGTCCACCTGATCGGCAACTCCATGGGCGGCATCGTTGCCACCAAGGTCGCGATCGACGAACCGCACCGCGTCAGCAAGCTCGTCACCATCGGCGGCATGGGCAAGAACACCTTCTCGCCCGGCCCCGGTGAAGGCATCAAGCTCCTCATGGAATTCACCGACAACCCCACCCGCGAAGGCCTGATCCGCTGGCTGCAGTCGATGGTCTACGACCCCGCCGTGGTCACCGAGCAGCTCATCGAAGAGCGTTGGGCGCTCGCCACCGAGCCGACGACCCTCGAGATCGCGCGTCGTATGTACAGCAGCAAGGCCATGGCCGCCATGGGCGCCGCCGCCGCTACGTCGACGGCCGTTCCGTACTGGGCACAGCTCAACAAGATCAAGGCTCCGACCCTGCTCACCTGGGGCCGCGATGACCGCGTCAGCCCCGTCGACATGGCGATTCTGCCGATGCGCGACATCCCCAACGGTGAAGTGCACATCTTCCCCAAGTGCGGCCACTGGACGATGATCGAAGCCCGTGACGCGTGGGTCTCGGCCGTTCTTGCCTTCCTCACCCGCCCGGAAACCGACAACTAA